The following coding sequences lie in one Treponema socranskii subsp. buccale genomic window:
- a CDS encoding Smr/MutS family protein — protein MDFGAVLDEWDKMQKAAKRKGHGGNSVSGKKANAPEKGKESSDCSGEENGFSKRIDPQEAWLRRYGVVDKDKIASLEAERNRERSQLYIKKIPVEAKIDLHGLTREEARSRLSIFVGDCVKRGLRKILIVHGKGIHTTGSDPVLGEEVRKFIEQDRRCGRSGHPDRRMGGSGATWVFLKN, from the coding sequence ATGGATTTCGGTGCGGTGCTCGATGAATGGGATAAAATGCAAAAAGCAGCGAAGCGGAAGGGACACGGAGGAAATTCCGTTTCGGGAAAAAAAGCGAACGCGCCGGAAAAAGGCAAAGAGTCTTCCGATTGTTCGGGAGAAGAAAACGGTTTTTCGAAACGGATCGATCCGCAGGAAGCGTGGCTTCGCCGCTACGGCGTCGTCGATAAAGATAAGATCGCATCTTTGGAAGCGGAACGCAATCGCGAACGTTCGCAGCTCTACATAAAAAAAATTCCGGTCGAAGCGAAAATCGATTTGCACGGGCTGACGCGGGAGGAAGCGAGGAGCAGGCTTTCGATTTTTGTCGGCGACTGTGTAAAACGCGGGCTTCGCAAAATCCTCATCGTGCACGGAAAAGGAATTCATACGACCGGAAGCGATCCCGTGCTCGGAGAAGAGGTAAGAAAATTTATCGAACAGGATAGACGCTGCGGCCGCTCCGGTCATCCCGATCGGCGTATGGGAGGCAGCGGCGCTACGTGGGTATTTTTGAAAAATTGA
- the rsmI gene encoding 16S rRNA (cytidine(1402)-2'-O)-methyltransferase has product MASLYIVGTPIGNLGDITFRALETFKTADVIACEDTRHTLELLTHFGIRKPLVSCRAQNEEKSAEKIVDLLKNGKNVAYASDAGTPGISDPGAVLAGIVRDAGFPVVPVPGPSALTALVSVAGAGGKTLVFEGFLSPSPGKRRRRLKELLFSGDAVILYESPYRILKLLEDLADIDSERRIVIGRELTKLHEEIIEGTAQALRDDFASRESIKGECAVFVSGVKKIKLSDKSADN; this is encoded by the coding sequence GTGGCCTCGTTATATATCGTAGGAACGCCGATAGGCAATCTCGGCGATATCACGTTCCGCGCGCTCGAAACGTTCAAAACGGCGGATGTGATCGCGTGCGAAGATACGCGGCATACGCTTGAGCTGCTCACGCATTTCGGCATACGAAAGCCGCTCGTATCGTGCAGGGCGCAAAACGAAGAAAAATCGGCCGAAAAAATCGTCGATCTGCTGAAAAACGGCAAAAACGTCGCCTATGCGAGCGACGCGGGTACTCCGGGCATCAGCGATCCGGGTGCGGTTTTGGCGGGTATCGTGCGCGATGCGGGCTTTCCCGTCGTTCCCGTTCCCGGTCCTTCGGCGCTCACCGCCCTTGTAAGCGTTGCGGGAGCGGGCGGAAAAACCCTCGTTTTCGAAGGATTTTTGTCGCCTTCGCCGGGAAAACGCCGGCGCCGCCTTAAAGAGCTGCTTTTTTCGGGCGATGCCGTTATTTTGTACGAATCGCCGTACAGAATCCTCAAGTTGCTCGAGGATTTAGCCGATATTGACAGTGAGCGCCGTATCGTGATCGGACGGGAGCTCACAAAACTGCACGAAGAGATTATCGAAGGAACGGCGCAGGCGTTGCGCGACGATTTTGCGTCCCGAGAGTCGATAAAAGGCGAATGTGCGGTTTTCGTTTCGGGTGTAAAAAAAATTAAACTTTCTGATAAATCTGCCGATAATTAA
- the infA gene encoding translation initiation factor IF-1: protein MAKEEAIEVEGVVKEALPNTTFRIELQNGHLILATLSGKMRKHYIRIVPGDTVKVALSPYDLNRGRIIFRQR, encoded by the coding sequence GTGGCAAAAGAAGAAGCTATCGAAGTGGAAGGCGTCGTAAAAGAAGCGCTCCCCAATACGACGTTCAGAATCGAATTGCAAAACGGACATCTCATCCTTGCGACGCTGTCCGGAAAAATGCGAAAGCACTATATCAGAATCGTGCCGGGCGATACGGTAAAAGTCGCGCTTTCTCCGTACGATTTGAACCGCGGCCGAATCATCTTCCGCCAACGCTGA
- a CDS encoding histidinol-phosphatase: MKTNYHMHTTFCDGSDTVEAMADAAFEKQFDIIGFSSHSMYPFAGDCHIAPREFNNYVSTVRNAAKAYEGRMQILLGFEVEYMPGLSIPRMSDYAAFQPDYLIGSVHYLITENGTFSVDDKTEKVKEGLERFFKGNAKEAVCMYFALQREMLQKGDFLIWGHPDVIRKRNGILHFFDESESWYRSELVATANSAKHSGVIAEINTGGIARGAIDDVYPSADFLSLLYASGVPVMINSDAHRAEDIDCAFDRAEAAAKKAGYTEVLFLDTGFIKHRKI, from the coding sequence ATGAAAACAAATTACCATATGCATACGACATTTTGTGACGGAAGCGATACGGTCGAAGCGATGGCGGACGCCGCGTTCGAAAAACAATTCGACATAATCGGATTTTCAAGCCACAGCATGTACCCCTTTGCGGGCGACTGCCACATAGCGCCGCGCGAATTTAACAATTATGTAAGCACGGTGCGGAACGCGGCAAAAGCATACGAGGGACGCATGCAGATTTTGCTCGGTTTTGAAGTCGAATATATGCCCGGGCTTTCGATTCCGCGCATGAGCGATTATGCCGCTTTTCAGCCGGACTATCTCATCGGCTCGGTGCACTATCTCATAACGGAAAACGGCACTTTTTCCGTCGACGATAAAACCGAAAAAGTCAAAGAGGGACTCGAACGTTTTTTTAAAGGAAACGCGAAAGAAGCGGTGTGCATGTATTTTGCACTGCAGCGCGAAATGCTGCAAAAGGGCGATTTTCTCATCTGGGGACATCCCGACGTTATCAGAAAGCGCAACGGCATCCTGCATTTTTTCGACGAAAGCGAAAGCTGGTACCGCAGCGAACTCGTCGCGACGGCGAATTCGGCAAAACATTCGGGCGTTATCGCCGAAATCAACACGGGCGGCATTGCCCGCGGCGCGATCGACGACGTCTATCCGTCCGCGGATTTTCTTTCGCTGCTCTATGCTTCGGGCGTTCCCGTTATGATAAACTCCGATGCGCACCGAGCGGAAGACATCGACTGCGCGTTCGACAGAGCCGAAGCGGCGGCAAAAAAAGCGGGCTATACGGAAGTTCTGTTTTTGGATACGGGCTTTATAAAGCACAGGAAAATTTAG
- a CDS encoding TraR/DksA family transcriptional regulator, whose product MDKKFLESMKKDLLARRQTILTSLAEQSDDMKKLVKTVAAGDVIDVASDAIDRTLLDSLGSQDAARLQLVDNALDRIRQGRYGKCVKCGKDIPQQRLKALPYALMCVNCASEEERKRR is encoded by the coding sequence ATGGATAAAAAATTTCTTGAAAGTATGAAAAAAGATTTGCTCGCGCGCCGGCAGACTATTCTTACCTCGCTTGCGGAACAGAGCGACGATATGAAAAAATTGGTAAAAACCGTCGCTGCGGGCGACGTTATAGATGTTGCCTCAGATGCGATCGATCGCACGCTGCTCGATTCGCTCGGTTCTCAGGATGCCGCACGCCTGCAGCTTGTCGACAACGCTCTTGACCGCATCCGACAGGGAAGATACGGAAAGTGCGTTAAATGCGGCAAAGATATTCCGCAGCAGCGTTTAAAGGCGCTGCCGTATGCGCTTATGTGTGTAAACTGCGCATCCGAAGAAGAACGCAAGCGCCGCTGA
- a CDS encoding Rpn family recombination-promoting nuclease/putative transposase: MATYNRRYKDSVFVDFFGEDKNAKANFLALYNALHGTELDASAELEPLRLEQVMYMAFRNDVACLVDGKIIALVEHQATINANMPLRFLQYTARLYERIQNPRDRYLRRLKKIPTPEFYVFYNGEDDYPKTATLRLSDAFMTAPEKPALEVVVSVTNINYTKGSKILSACKPLKEYTLFVDAVRRHTKLDSENGFQNAIKECVRNDILREYLQRKSREVMNMLIAEYDYDVDIAVQREEALQEGEAKGLSEGLHQKALETAKLMRTHNYPIAEICTMTGLSAEEVENLSE; the protein is encoded by the coding sequence ATGGCAACATACAATCGTCGGTATAAAGATTCGGTCTTCGTCGATTTTTTCGGCGAAGATAAAAACGCGAAAGCGAACTTCCTCGCTCTCTACAACGCATTGCATGGAACAGAACTTGACGCATCGGCGGAACTCGAACCGCTCCGTCTCGAACAGGTGATGTACATGGCTTTCCGCAACGACGTCGCCTGTCTCGTCGACGGGAAAATCATCGCTCTCGTAGAACATCAAGCTACAATCAACGCGAACATGCCGCTGCGATTTTTACAGTACACCGCACGCCTCTATGAACGTATCCAAAATCCACGCGACCGCTATCTCCGCAGGTTGAAAAAGATTCCGACGCCGGAGTTCTACGTGTTCTACAACGGAGAAGATGATTATCCTAAAACAGCGACGTTACGCCTCTCCGACGCCTTTATGACAGCGCCTGAAAAACCTGCTCTCGAAGTCGTTGTCAGTGTGACGAATATCAATTATACTAAAGGCAGTAAAATACTAAGTGCGTGCAAACCGCTGAAAGAGTACACGCTGTTCGTAGATGCCGTGAGAAGACACACAAAGCTCGACAGTGAAAACGGTTTTCAGAACGCGATCAAAGAGTGCGTACGAAACGACATCTTACGGGAATACTTACAGCGAAAAAGCCGGGAGGTGATGAATATGTTAATAGCCGAATACGATTATGACGTGGATATCGCTGTGCAGCGGGAGGAAGCATTACAAGAAGGCGAAGCGAAAGGCCTTTCTGAAGGTTTACATCAAAAAGCGCTTGAAACGGCGAAGCTCATGCGAACGCACAACTATCCGATTGCCGAAATCTGCACGATGACCGGCCTTTCTGCTGAAGAAGTTGAAAATCTTTCAGAATGA
- a CDS encoding DnaJ domain-containing protein, whose protein sequence is MNQDLYAVLGVSKTASTDEIKKAYRTLAFKYHPDRNPGDKAAEEKFKAINAAYDVLGDETKRSQYDRFGQAETAYERQQDAQYAYDSYGGTRFSDEDMFWQWFGSNYESRQNGERRYTYTWTNEKRRDTREALRSQLYSKLGQAFFGIIASSIFGFFPLFGILCLFVTVSGVVGAVKSAIALIKLGRQK, encoded by the coding sequence ATGAATCAGGATTTGTATGCGGTGCTCGGAGTTTCGAAAACGGCAAGCACCGATGAAATTAAAAAAGCGTACCGCACACTCGCATTCAAATATCACCCCGACAGAAATCCGGGAGATAAGGCAGCCGAAGAAAAATTCAAAGCGATAAACGCCGCCTACGATGTGCTCGGAGACGAAACGAAGCGTTCGCAGTACGACCGCTTCGGACAAGCGGAAACTGCGTACGAACGTCAGCAAGACGCACAGTATGCGTACGATTCCTACGGCGGCACCCGCTTCAGCGACGAAGACATGTTTTGGCAGTGGTTCGGCAGCAATTACGAAAGCAGGCAAAACGGCGAGCGGCGCTATACCTATACGTGGACAAACGAAAAGAGACGGGATACGCGAGAAGCGCTCCGCTCTCAGCTTTATTCGAAATTGGGTCAAGCGTTTTTCGGCATAATCGCAAGCAGCATATTCGGCTTTTTTCCGCTCTTCGGAATTTTATGCCTCTTTGTAACTGTCAGCGGCGTCGTCGGTGCGGTAAAATCCGCGATCGCGCTTATTAAATTGGGAAGGCAAAAATAG
- a CDS encoding response regulator, which yields MEKSDIDPGQRMAFLANTVHEIRTPVQTIVGTLELLSDTRLNNEQQEYVRQIQFSTNVLLSLVNDILDFTKIKSRQIVLESIPYDVVTLTEQVVDLVSMEAFAKGIELVVDSDYSLPQLIIGDPTRIQQVLLNIIKNAVKFTQSGYIHVSLAKKDETTLLFEVADTGIGIPKEKQKHLFTDYYQAETSTTRKYGGTGLGLAICKGLVIAMNGNIGVRTNPDGGSVFWFTVPFSAAQHVPASNTKTAAPTNTRILIVDDSPLALNSMRQKLNSCGLYNISYAKDAAEALLKMKNASRLGKAFSLVFIDMSLPKVDGWHLAWEIKECNFTDTKLYLLVPEGRMGAEAKMKLINLFNGYLYKPVKRQLVQSLLNDIYDIPTDLETLDAKQSKASEAAVAENGANITEGMTVLVAEDHPLNRKLIVTFLKKLGAPVIEAENGKQVVEAVEKNREINMIFMDIQMPVMDGIEAAKKIKAAGYTGIIVACTANNDENDFALYRKIGINDILVKPFKRDDIKTLIEKWHTVIELPVAPKITMLDSMIASENTTWNQKDFEDTIGGDITLGKELLAEYRKQLTAFVCEIEKAIVRKDFETLGRIGHTIKGSSAAIGAYVLSNRGAHIEKEAEKQGIENIQKDFIALKDEFVIFEFNANEWKRKWE from the coding sequence ATGGAAAAATCTGACATCGATCCCGGCCAGCGCATGGCATTTTTGGCAAACACCGTACATGAAATCCGCACTCCGGTGCAGACAATCGTCGGTACGCTCGAACTGCTTTCGGACACGCGTCTCAACAACGAACAACAGGAATACGTGCGCCAAATTCAATTCAGTACGAACGTACTTCTTTCTCTCGTAAACGACATACTCGATTTTACGAAAATCAAATCGAGACAAATCGTGCTAGAATCGATTCCGTACGACGTCGTCACTCTCACGGAACAGGTCGTCGATCTTGTCAGCATGGAAGCGTTCGCTAAAGGCATAGAGCTCGTCGTCGATTCCGATTACTCGTTGCCGCAGCTTATTATCGGAGACCCGACGCGCATCCAGCAAGTGCTGCTCAATATTATTAAAAATGCCGTCAAGTTTACGCAGTCGGGCTATATTCACGTATCGCTTGCAAAAAAAGACGAAACCACGCTGCTGTTTGAAGTCGCCGATACCGGCATCGGCATTCCGAAAGAAAAACAAAAACATCTTTTTACCGATTATTATCAGGCGGAAACGTCGACGACGCGCAAATACGGAGGAACGGGTCTCGGACTTGCCATATGCAAGGGGCTTGTCATCGCCATGAACGGCAACATAGGCGTGCGCACGAATCCGGACGGCGGATCCGTCTTTTGGTTTACCGTTCCGTTTTCCGCCGCTCAGCATGTGCCGGCTTCCAACACGAAGACAGCCGCTCCGACGAATACCCGTATTCTCATCGTCGACGACAGTCCCCTCGCGCTGAACAGTATGCGGCAGAAACTCAATTCGTGCGGCCTGTACAATATCTCGTACGCGAAAGACGCGGCCGAAGCGCTGTTGAAAATGAAAAATGCGAGCCGTCTCGGAAAAGCTTTTTCGCTCGTCTTTATCGATATGAGTTTACCGAAAGTGGACGGCTGGCACCTCGCGTGGGAAATCAAAGAATGCAATTTTACCGATACGAAACTGTACTTGCTCGTTCCCGAAGGCCGAATGGGCGCCGAAGCGAAGATGAAGCTCATCAATCTGTTTAACGGCTATCTTTATAAACCCGTCAAGCGACAGCTCGTGCAGTCTCTGCTCAACGACATATACGATATACCGACCGATCTCGAAACGCTCGACGCAAAGCAGTCGAAAGCGAGCGAAGCGGCGGTTGCCGAAAACGGAGCAAACATCACGGAAGGCATGACGGTACTCGTCGCCGAAGATCATCCGCTGAACAGAAAACTCATCGTAACCTTTTTAAAAAAATTGGGTGCGCCGGTCATCGAAGCGGAAAACGGAAAGCAGGTCGTCGAAGCCGTCGAAAAAAACCGCGAAATCAATATGATCTTTATGGATATCCAAATGCCGGTTATGGACGGCATCGAAGCGGCAAAAAAAATCAAAGCCGCAGGCTACACGGGAATCATCGTAGCATGTACGGCAAACAACGACGAAAACGATTTCGCTCTGTACCGCAAGATCGGTATAAACGATATCCTCGTAAAGCCGTTTAAGCGGGACGATATAAAAACGCTTATCGAAAAATGGCATACGGTTATCGAACTGCCCGTAGCACCTAAAATCACGATGCTCGACAGTATGATCGCTTCCGAAAATACGACATGGAATCAAAAAGATTTTGAAGACACGATCGGAGGCGATATAACGCTCGGAAAAGAACTGCTTGCGGAATATCGAAAACAGCTTACGGCTTTCGTATGCGAAATCGAAAAAGCAATCGTCCGAAAAGATTTCGAAACGCTCGGACGCATCGGACACACGATCAAAGGCAGCTCGGCCGCGATCGGCGCATACGTGCTTTCAAACCGGGGAGCGCACATCGAAAAAGAGGCGGAAAAGCAAGGTATCGAAAACATACAAAAAGATTTTATTGCGCTCAAAGACGAATTTGTAATTTTCGAATTCAACGCGAACGAATGGAAACGAAAGTGGGAATAA
- a CDS encoding leucine-rich repeat domain-containing protein, whose protein sequence is MYKVELDHTIGGNVKVTPALPEDGMAAENTELTFTADPLGGYRLEKWELDGTEVNGTALTYTLKVTANAQVFVFFKRNSAPPPAMHTVTLTEPEHGSVDTVPVIPPGHHKVPEGTELIFRAEPDAGYAVDKWTVSSGSFLAGGTDGSTSATLKITEAVTVTVTFKQVLCKIDFGVDGGHGTLKAEVDGAEITSGDTVEQGKTVTLTAEADPNYAVEKWTNNGTVITGAGTNTTYNHTVTADANIKVKFKYSGPALAVNQQTFTGTVGDTLPVYKLVTAGSGDYTATPENPSVISVNLNNATGNVTVQCTGEGSSRIKVKDNMSGQEAYSGTVTVQALVTVPDDFTAGGIHYRVVDKTNKHVHINYNYDDDFGATVHIPATVVFNGETYAITGCTKYCLELEFWQTAAFTVDSASAFLSAENGVLFNKDKTRLIKYPTKKTDTSYTVPDSVKIIGTSAFYEIHYNLTTLNLPEGKALTTIEDNGIYGCTRLANVNIPSTLRNLGVGFLFGSKITSAVIPEGVKSLEFASFSWCPNLTRVEFPASFKKSSDVILYGCEALTEVTCKALTPPSVRGFHNDTPLASCTLKVPAASISAYENAPIWKNFKKPFVGF, encoded by the coding sequence ATGTACAAGGTAGAGCTTGACCACACTATAGGCGGCAATGTAAAAGTAACGCCTGCACTGCCTGAAGACGGCATGGCAGCCGAAAACACCGAGCTTACCTTTACGGCAGATCCGCTCGGAGGCTACAGGCTTGAAAAATGGGAGCTTGACGGCACAGAAGTAAACGGCACAGCGCTTACCTACACGCTCAAAGTTACGGCAAACGCACAGGTTTTTGTATTCTTTAAACGGAACAGCGCGCCGCCTCCTGCCATGCACACGGTAACGCTTACCGAGCCGGAGCACGGCAGTGTAGATACTGTTCCGGTAATCCCGCCCGGCCATCACAAAGTGCCCGAAGGCACCGAACTTATCTTTAGGGCAGAACCGGATGCAGGCTATGCGGTAGACAAGTGGACGGTTTCGTCGGGCTCATTTTTGGCAGGCGGCACCGACGGAAGCACGAGCGCGACGCTCAAAATCACCGAAGCCGTTACCGTAACCGTAACCTTTAAGCAGGTACTATGTAAAATCGATTTCGGCGTGGACGGCGGACACGGTACGCTCAAGGCGGAAGTTGACGGCGCCGAAATCACTTCGGGCGATACGGTCGAACAGGGTAAAACCGTAACCCTTACCGCAGAGGCCGACCCGAACTACGCGGTCGAAAAATGGACAAACAACGGCACAGTCATTACAGGAGCGGGAACAAACACAACCTACAACCACACGGTAACGGCGGATGCAAACATCAAAGTAAAGTTCAAATATTCGGGACCCGCCTTAGCGGTAAATCAGCAAACCTTTACGGGTACGGTGGGCGACACGCTTCCCGTTTATAAACTCGTAACGGCAGGCTCGGGCGACTACACGGCAACGCCTGAAAACCCCTCCGTCATAAGCGTAAACCTTAACAACGCGACGGGCAACGTAACCGTGCAGTGCACGGGCGAAGGAAGTTCGCGCATAAAGGTAAAAGACAATATGAGCGGGCAGGAAGCGTATTCGGGTACCGTTACCGTACAAGCCCTTGTTACCGTCCCTGACGATTTTACCGCAGGCGGCATCCACTACCGGGTTGTCGATAAGACGAATAAACACGTGCATATCAACTATAACTACGACGACGATTTTGGAGCGACTGTGCACATTCCGGCAACGGTTGTCTTTAACGGCGAAACCTATGCGATAACCGGCTGTACCAAATACTGCTTGGAGCTTGAGTTTTGGCAGACAGCGGCGTTTACGGTGGACAGCGCAAGCGCTTTTTTAAGCGCGGAAAACGGAGTGCTGTTTAACAAGGATAAAACCCGCCTTATAAAGTACCCCACAAAAAAAACGGATACCTCTTACACGGTGCCCGACTCGGTAAAAATCATAGGAACCAGTGCCTTTTACGAGATTCACTATAATCTTACAACGCTGAACTTACCCGAAGGCAAAGCGCTTACAACAATCGAGGATAATGGTATTTATGGCTGCACGCGGCTTGCAAATGTCAACATTCCGTCCACGCTGCGGAATTTGGGGGTGGGCTTTCTTTTCGGGAGTAAGATAACGAGTGCGGTTATCCCCGAAGGTGTCAAGTCTCTGGAATTTGCAAGCTTTTCATGGTGCCCCAATCTTACGCGTGTGGAATTTCCGGCAAGCTTTAAAAAATCTTCAGATGTTATTCTTTACGGCTGCGAGGCTTTAACCGAAGTTACGTGCAAAGCGCTAACACCGCCGTCAGTGCGGGGTTTTCATAACGACACACCGCTTGCAAGCTGCACGCTCAAAGTGCCCGCTGCCTCGATCAGCGCCTACGAAAATGCCCCCATTTGGAAAAACTTCAAAAAGCCGTTTGTGGGGTTTTAG
- a CDS encoding flagellar biosynthesis anti-sigma factor FlgM: MMIDKIGGVNPLNNVQNSHRINEQGSPKVGSDSISVSDEAKRMAALYYANKVSAETPDIRSDRIAAVKEKIKDPSYLNNAVIDSAADRIMTSFGL; the protein is encoded by the coding sequence ATGATGATAGACAAAATCGGAGGAGTAAATCCTCTTAACAATGTACAGAACTCTCACCGGATAAATGAACAGGGTTCTCCGAAAGTAGGCAGCGATTCGATCAGCGTTTCCGACGAAGCGAAGCGCATGGCGGCTTTGTACTACGCGAACAAAGTTTCGGCAGAAACACCGGATATCCGCTCCGACCGTATCGCAGCCGTAAAAGAAAAGATTAAAGATCCGTCTTATCTGAATAATGCCGTAATCGATTCCGCAGCGGATCGCATTATGACGAGTTTCGGACTTTAA
- a CDS encoding Rpn family recombination-promoting nuclease/putative transposase — MRKSFDDLTIGDDFMFCKIMQDEGICKEFLEMVLADKIGKITYLSSQDAVFTGSESKSVRLDLLVKDEAGKSYDIEMQVANEHNIPKRMRYYQAAIDIAFLDKGTHYKALNDSYIIFVCLFDAIGKGKPLYTFENICLEDRQIPLQDGTKKVIINAEAFRKAENKELRSFLEYVKTGTVNTEYTGRIETMIQAVKHNEQARKEYRFMSGFEMDAREEGIQQGIQQGKSLGLAEGSRQAKLETARILKHLGDSVKKIMQATGLTQEEVESIN, encoded by the coding sequence ATGAGAAAAAGTTTTGACGACTTAACCATCGGCGATGACTTTATGTTTTGTAAAATCATGCAGGACGAAGGTATTTGTAAAGAGTTTCTCGAAATGGTCTTGGCAGATAAAATCGGGAAAATCACCTATCTGTCGTCCCAAGATGCCGTCTTTACCGGCTCGGAATCCAAATCAGTACGCCTCGATCTGCTTGTAAAGGACGAAGCCGGCAAATCTTACGACATCGAAATGCAAGTGGCGAACGAACATAATATCCCCAAGCGTATGCGTTATTATCAGGCAGCAATCGACATCGCATTCTTAGACAAGGGTACTCACTACAAAGCCTTGAACGACAGCTATATTATTTTCGTTTGTCTTTTCGACGCTATCGGGAAAGGCAAGCCGCTCTACACATTTGAAAATATATGCCTTGAAGACCGGCAAATACCCTTACAAGACGGGACAAAAAAGGTTATAATCAATGCGGAAGCATTTAGAAAAGCTGAAAACAAAGAACTGAGAAGTTTTTTGGAGTACGTTAAAACCGGAACGGTGAATACGGAGTATACCGGGAGGATAGAAACGATGATACAGGCAGTAAAACACAACGAACAGGCACGCAAAGAATACCGCTTTATGTCGGGCTTTGAGATGGACGCACGAGAAGAAGGCATACAACAGGGTATACAACAAGGTAAATCCCTCGGTCTTGCTGAAGGTTCCCGTCAAGCAAAGCTCGAAACGGCGCGGATTTTAAAACATCTCGGCGATTCCGTAAAAAAGATAATGCAGGCGACCGGCCTCACCCAAGAAGAAGTGGAATCGATTAATTAA
- a CDS encoding response regulator, translating into MNNVLLIDASPLFREFLKDKLSAEKVSVTVTQGKRDAFIKMISILPDLIIYEIEDDFIELFRFLEKKRSNPNAVRIPMIVSGPVADRAKLSQFAQFGVTKYFNKPIKFDIFFEAVGQILSLAFSMDTTPCMLDIHRNGDIIFIEIAEGLNREKLALLKYKLIEMIDTGKLTDPKIILMMTNLELSFIDGSNIEMLFDNILAAPKVLTKNIKVLSFNSFTRELISGHPEYDGIEVVTELSHVLNSLIDSSVASSVSELVAEKILTPSGEQIWGSVDTRFYSDLGVNQDDTTTIGNVLRVALVDDDSIILKILEDAFKAVSATCDLYSSGAEFLTGINKHRYDLAVVDILMPGISGFDILARLGSSANNIPVIIYSQTTKREDVIRALSLGAKHYLVKPQKPEVIVQKAIELLHGKI; encoded by the coding sequence ATGAACAATGTTCTGCTGATAGATGCATCCCCGCTTTTTAGAGAGTTTTTAAAGGATAAACTTTCCGCAGAAAAAGTCTCGGTTACGGTGACGCAGGGAAAACGCGACGCGTTTATTAAAATGATTTCGATCCTCCCCGACCTTATCATCTACGAAATAGAAGATGATTTTATCGAATTGTTTCGTTTTTTGGAAAAAAAACGATCGAACCCGAATGCCGTCCGCATTCCGATGATCGTTTCGGGACCGGTCGCCGACCGTGCAAAGCTTTCGCAGTTCGCACAGTTCGGCGTCACAAAATATTTCAACAAGCCGATAAAATTCGACATCTTTTTCGAAGCGGTCGGACAAATCCTCTCCCTCGCATTTTCCATGGATACCACTCCGTGTATGCTCGACATTCATCGCAACGGCGACATCATCTTTATAGAAATCGCCGAAGGTTTGAACAGGGAAAAACTTGCACTGCTGAAATACAAGCTCATCGAGATGATCGATACGGGAAAGCTTACCGATCCTAAAATCATTCTCATGATGACGAATCTCGAACTCAGCTTTATCGACGGATCGAATATCGAAATGCTGTTCGACAACATTCTCGCAGCCCCGAAAGTTTTAACAAAAAATATCAAAGTGCTTTCGTTCAATTCTTTTACCCGAGAACTCATAAGCGGCCATCCCGAATACGACGGCATTGAAGTCGTAACGGAACTCTCTCACGTGCTCAATTCGCTCATCGACAGCAGCGTCGCATCGAGCGTGTCCGAACTCGTCGCGGAAAAAATATTGACGCCGTCGGGAGAACAAATATGGGGTTCGGTCGACACGCGTTTTTATTCCGATTTGGGTGTCAATCAGGACGACACAACAACTATCGGAAACGTTTTACGCGTAGCGCTCGTCGATGACGACAGCATCATTTTGAAGATTTTGGAAGACGCATTCAAAGCCGTAAGCGCAACCTGCGATCTGTATTCGAGCGGCGCGGAATTTTTAACGGGTATCAACAAACACCGCTACGATCTTGCGGTCGTCGATATATTGATGCCGGGTATTTCCGGCTTCGATATTTTGGCACGTCTCGGCAGCAGCGCAAACAATATCCCGGTCATTATCTATTCACAGACGACAAAACGCGAAGATGTCATACGCGCGCTCAGTCTCGGTGCAAAACACTATCTCGTAAAACCGCAGAAGCCCGAAGTTATCGTACAAAAGGCGATAGAGCTGCTCCATGGAAAAATCTGA